The Cloacibacterium sp. TD35 region AGAAAATGAATTCAAAACCAATTCAGATATTGCTGGAGTGATTGTAGAAGGAATTCAAGGAGTTGGCGGTGTTCAGATTCCTACCACAGCATTTTTACAGAAAATTCAACAATTATGTAATGAGAATAATGCAGTTTTCATCGCAGACGAAATTCAATCTGGCTTTGGAAGAAGTGGTAAATTTTTCGCTCATCAACACGCTGGTGTAACTCCTGATATTATTTCGATGGCAAAAGGAATGGGCAATGGTTTTCCAGTTGCAGGAATTTTAATTTCACCTAAATTCAAAGCTTCGTACGGTTTACTCGGAACAACTTTTGGAGGGAATTTCTTGGCTTGTGCTGCTACAAAAGCGGTTTTAGATGTTATTGAAAAAGAAAATCTATTGCAAAACGCTCAAAAAGTGGGAGATTACTTGGTTTCTTTGCTACAAAATCAAAAAAATATCAAAGAAATTCGTTATCAAGGTTTAATGATTGGGATTGATTTGGCTTTTCCTTGCAACGAAGTAAGAAATAGATTAGTTAAAGAACACAAAATGTTGACAGGTAATGCATCTACACCAAATACTTTGAGAG contains the following coding sequences:
- a CDS encoding aspartate aminotransferase family protein, whose product is MKLFDVYPLIDVTPAKAEGSYFWDENGTEYLDLYGGHAVISIGHSHPTYVKYITEQLHNIGFYSNYVKIPIQNQVAEQLTKLSGYDDYTLFLCNSGAEANENAIKLASFHTGKKKIIYFSGAFHGRTAAAVACTDNPKIVAPVNQSENFVKLPFNDLEALENEFKTNSDIAGVIVEGIQGVGGVQIPTTAFLQKIQQLCNENNAVFIADEIQSGFGRSGKFFAHQHAGVTPDIISMAKGMGNGFPVAGILISPKFKASYGLLGTTFGGNFLACAATKAVLDVIEKENLLQNAQKVGDYLVSLLQNQKNIKEIRYQGLMIGIDLAFPCNEVRNRLVKEHKMLTGNASTPNTLRVLPALNVKKEDVKKFADALIQILNEY